A region of Muntiacus reevesi chromosome 11, mMunRee1.1, whole genome shotgun sequence DNA encodes the following proteins:
- the LOC136144233 gene encoding testis development-related protein-like: protein MWKLGRSRVLLDEPPEEEDGLRGGAPPATAPAAAQVPGASFRGWKEVTSLFNKDDEQQLLEGRKSPKSRATNLRLKEELKTEKKAGFWDNLVLKQNIQSKKPDEIEGWEPPKLALEDVAADSGGPVSDRVSRPGWQEDTKGSTKYTSLASAGSSSRWSLRSAGKLVSIRRQSRGHLTDDWEELE, encoded by the coding sequence atgtggaagctGGGCCGGAGCCGGGTGCTCCTGGACGAGCCCCCCGAGGAGGAGGACGGCCTGCGAGGGGGTGCGCCGCCCGCCACCGCCCCCGCCGCTGCTCAGGTTCCAGGAGCAAGTTTCCGAGGCTGGAAAGAAGTGACTTCCCTATTTAACAAGGATGACGAGCAGCAGCTGCTGGAAGGACGAAAATCCCCCAAGTCCAGAGCCACTAACTTACGATTAAAAGAAGAGTTGAAGACAGAGAAGAAGGCTGGATTTTGGGACAATTTGGTTTTGAAACAGAACATACAGTCTAAGAAACCAGATGAGATAGAAGGTTGGGAACCTCCAAAACTTGCCCTTGAAGACGTGGCAGCAGACTCGGGCGGCCCTGTGAGTGACCGTGTGTCTCGGCCGGGCTGGCAGGAGGACACCAAGGGCTCTACCAAGTACACCAGCCTGGCCAGTGCAGGGAGCAGCTCGCGCTGGAGCCTCAGGTCGGCCGGGAAGCTGGTCAGCATCCGCCGGCAGAGCAGAGGCCACCTGACGGACGACTGGGAGGAGCTGGAGTGA